GTGGATGCGTGCTCATGACCCCATGGAATCATGCCATCGGCCAGGCGTCAACGCGCGCGCGAATCAGGCATGCGAATCGGCTTCATTTGGATCGAAATGTTACCCGCCGAACACGGCTTTACCGGGATAGATCGCCGCTGGACCCAACGTCTCTTCGATGCGGAGCAGCTGATTGTACTTCGCCGTCCGGTCTGAGCGTGAGAGCGAGCCGGTTTTGATCTGACCACAATTGGTGGCAACAGCCAGGTCGGCGATGGTGCTGTCCTCCGTCTCACCAGAGCGGTGGGACATCACTGCGGTGAAGCCAGCCTTGTGAGCCATCTCAACTGCCTCAAGCGTCTCGGTCAGGCTACCGATTTGATTCACCTTAACCAGGATCGAATTGGCCGAACCTTTGGCAATGCCGTCAGACAGGCGCGCGGGGTTGGTGACAAAGAGATCATCACCAACCAGCTGGCACTTATCGCCGATGCTGTCGGTCAGCAGCTTCCAACCATCCCAATCATCCTCGGCCATGCCATCCTCAATGGAGACGATGGGGAACTTGCCAACCAGTGCGGCCCAGTAATCAACCATACCGGCCGGGTCCAGGGTTTTGCCCTCACCCGCCAACTCATACTTGCCGTCTTTGAAGAACTCGGTGGAGGCAGCATCAAGCGCCAGCGCTACATCTTCTTCCGGGCGGTAACCGGCCTGCTCAACAGCCTTCAGCACGTAGCCAATCGCGTCTTCAGTGGAGGCAACGTTGGGGGCGAAGCCTCCTTCATCACCAACATTGGTGGCGAGGCCGTCAGCTGACAGAAGCTTCTTCAGGTGGTGGAAAATCTCTGCACCCATACGCACCGCTTCCGCGATGTTCGGCGCGCTTACTGGCATCACCATGAATTCCTGCACATCGACAGGGTTATCGGCATGAGCGCCGCCATTGATGATGTTCATCATCGGCACAGGCATGGTGCGTGCACCCGCACCGCCAACATACTTGTAGAGTGGCAGGCCTGCGTCTTCAGCAGCGGCCTTTGCGACCGCCAGGCTGACGCCCAGGATGGCATTGGCGCCGAGGCGTGCCTTGTTATCCGTACCATCGAGGGCAATCATCATGCCATCGATCAGGATCTGCTCATCCGCTTCCATGCCAAGCAGCGTGTCTTGGATTTCACCATTCACTGCCTCAACGGCATTTTGCACGCCCTTACCGAGATAACGGCCCTTATCAGCATCTCGCAGCTCAACCGCCTCATGCGTGCCAGTGGAGGCACCGGACGGCACGGCGGCCCGGCCCATTGCACCAGTTTCCAAGGTGACATCGACTTCAACCGTCGGATTACCACGGCTATCTAGAATCTCGCGGGCGTGGATATCGACAATGGCGCTCATTTTGGCTCTCGCTGCGGTTGATTTGTTGTTATCTGGTGTGCCTATTTGGCGAGGTGGTGATAGGCGGTTTCGCACGGGCAATCAAGCAGCACCGGGGCGATGCTAAACTATTGGTTTGCTATGCAGTTGGTTTGACCTTTGGCCAATCGTACAAGCTTCAGAAATCTCTCAAAGTTCAGGGACCGTGCCGCCACCGTCATCAAAGACGTTGAGCGACCCAGTATGGGTGCCGGTCTGCGTGAGCTTGGTAAGCGTCTTGGCTATGCCTTTAGCCTTCTATTCACCGAGAAGGAACTTATCGTCTTCGCGCTGGCGCAATGGCTGGTGATTGCGGGCTTTTACCTGATCTGGGTTCTGGGCGTCGGCTTCATGCCGCAAGAGATGTTTGAGGAGGCAACGAAGGAAGGAACCTCACCAGGTGAGATCCTGTTCACCCTCTGGTGCATCTTCTGCATCTTAGCTGCCACGCTGCCACTAGGGATTTTGACTGGCTGCATGGTGGCGGTGCACTTCTTAAGGCGACATACCGGGCGGTCAACAATCCCCCAATGCCTTGGCCTTGTCTGGCGTCGCCCCTTTGCGATCTGGTTCTACAGTTTTGCCGATGGCTATATCACCGCTGGTCGGATCCTGGATCGTTTGCCGAAAAGTGATGATGACACCACCCCTGCTCAGCGGGCGATTGCTGAAATAGCCTACTATGCCTGGAAGGTTGCCTCCGCTGGCATGATGCCGAGCCTGGTTCTTGGTAACTCCCTACTCGCTAGCTTTAAGCACTCACTCCGCCTCATCCGGGACAATGGTTATGAGGTGATGGCCCTTCGCGCTGGATACTCTGCTCTGTGTTGGATCGTCGGCATTTTGGCCTATGGGGGTGCGCTTGTGATCTTTCTTTACGCTGATCCGATTGCCGGTGAATTGGATGACGTCAGTGAATTTGTGCATGCGTTAGTGATTGCCGGGGTGCCGTTGATCATTGCCGCGGGCATCGTTCAGGTATTCATCCGCCCGTTCTATTTGATCGCGCTTTGCGATGTGTATTCCGACTATCTTGAGAAGAATGACCTGAAGCCAAGGCTGGAGCGTAAGCCGCTCGGCATCGCAGAAACTCTCGTGGCGGGTCTGACCATTGGTGCCCTATTCGGTGGCATCGTGATCTTCGCTGATCAGCTGGGCCTAGAGATCATCACAACGACCATCCGGGATACCGTCGGCAGCCTACAGGATAGGTAGTCGAAATCACCCATTTGGGCTTTCAAAAGTTGGGCGCAGGGTACCGCTTACACGTCAGCTCGCTTTTCTCCCAACCCGCTATGACACAGCCGCCCCGAACATCGGAAACTGCCGCCCTGCTGGGCGAACTCCGCCGTGATGGCTATGGGCAAAGCGCCCATGACGCCACGATTGCGAGTGTCGCGAGTGCGCCTGCTGGTCTGTCGCTTCGTGGTGTTATCAGCCATGCTAGCTGGACCAATCCAAATGGCGAGCCCATCACCCTGAGCGCCAAAGATAGCTATTTACACGACCTGCCCCGGGCCCAAGCGCGGGCCATTGTGGCGGTTCAGGATGTGGTGGCCAAACGCCCCCTGGGTCGAGCGCTTTTGAAGACGGCCCGCAGCGGCGGCGTAGACTTTGACTTTGCCCGCCTGCAGGCCGATGCCATCGCTAGCTATGATCACGGCATCCGACGGCAATCATTTAACAGCAGCGATCCCCTGCCCGCTGACCCCGATGTGTTCATTGGTGCCGCGGCAAACTCTACCGCGCATGAACTGACCCATTGCCAGCAGCTAGCCAAACTGGGCGAACAGCTGCGTCAGCTTCCAGACAGTGTTGATGACCTAACCATCCAATTGGACCATCGCATTTTGGCCAATCGCCATTTGGAAGCTGCTGCCAATGCGGTCGCGATCCAGATTGCGTTTGATAATAAGCAAGCCGGTGATGATCGGATGTGGTCGGCGATGGAACGGTCCGGCGGTGACCAGCATCAGAAGATCGCCTTCGAAGCGGCTGTGATGGCCGACCCCGCTGCGGCCCATGACGGCCGGGCTCGACGCGCTGCCCATGACGCGTTCTTCGACCTTACTGGCTATATCGGCCAATACGATGATCAGCTGATCAAGATGACAGCCGAGGCTCTGATTAGGATCGCTGAGCGACAGTTTATTCCGCAGGACGATATGGGTGATCGGATGCGGGTTCGATCCCTAAGTCGTTGGGAACATTCGGTTGATGAGTTGGCGATGCTAGGTGATATGCCCGACGGGGTTAATCACCTGACCCTGCCAGGCCAACTCACTTTGAATGATGAGAAATATGCGGGCCCAACAACGGAGCAGCGGGCCGGTCAGGTTATGTATCTCATCGGCCTGACTGAGCAGATGCGCATTCAAGAGATCGTCACACCCGACGCGCTAGAGCGATTTCAGAATGTTGAAAGCCGCACGGAAGCCGCAGACTTACTGTCAAAGTTCGCGCCGGTCAGGCACTCAAGCGTCGATCTGAAGCGGTGGCGGAGCAAGGCTGAGCCGGAAGCACCAGAACCGGCAATGGTGCCAGCACCAGCTGCCTGAGCTTACGCTGCTTTAACGACGCGATCCAAATCTTGAAGCTTTGAGAGCAACGGCTCCATTTCATCCAATGGCACCATATTAGGCCCATCGGATGGTGCATTATCGGGATCCTGGTGCGTCTCAACAAACAGCGCACCAACACCAACAGCCACCGCCGCACGGGACAGCACCGGTACAAACTCACGTTGGCCGCCAGAGGACGTGCCTTTACCACCTGGCTGCTGAACCGAATGGGTTGCGTCAAAGACAACCGGGTAGCCCGTTTCAGCCATGGTTGGGAGCGAGCGCATATCCGAGACTAGGGTATTGTAGCCAAAGCTGGCGCCCCGCTCGGTCAGCAGGATGTTGTGGTTGCCGGTGGCTGCGATTTTGGCAGCCACATTGCCCATATCCCAAGGGGCCAGAAACTGCCCCTTCTTCACATTGATCACGGCACCGGTCTCACCAGCTGCGAGCAACAGGTCGGTCTGCCGGCACAGGAAGGCTGGGATTTGCATCACATCAACAACAGCAGCGACAGGCTCACATTGCTCTGGCCCGTGAATGTCAGTCAGCACCGGCACCTCAAGCTCTTTACGAAGCTCTGCGAGGATCGGTAGGCCTTTATCAAGGCCAACACCACGCTTACCCGACACCGAGGTGCGGTTCGCCTTATCGAAGGACGTCTTATAGATGAACGGAATGCCGAGACGCGCCGTTAGCTCTTTCAGCGCGCCCGCCATGTCGAAGGCATGATCCCGGCTCTCAAGCTGGCATGGGCCAGCAATAAGCGTAAATGGACGATCATTGGCGATCTCAATATCGCCGACTTTAACAACGCGTTGCTGTACGGGCATTAGACCAACCGGCTCTGCTGGATGGCGGCATCGACGAAGCTGGTGAACAGCGGATGCGGCTCAAACGGGCGGGACTTTAGCTCTGGGTGGAACTGTACGCCAATAAACCAAGGGTGATCCGGCAGCTCGATGATTTCTGGCAGCTGACCATCTGGTGACAGGCCCGAGAAGCGAACGCCCACATCTTCCAACTGTTCTTTGAAGTGGATGTTCACTTCATAGCGGTGGCGGTGACGTTCTTCGATCCGTTCGTCACCATAGATTTCCTGAACCTTTGAGCCTGGCAGCAGATCGCAAGGATAGGCACCAAGGCGCATGGTACCGCCCATTGGGCTGGCACTGTTGCGGCGTTCAACGGCCCCTGCCCGTTCCCATTCGGTCATCAGGCCGACAACCGGGTTCTCAAGCGGACCAAATTCGGACGAGCCAGCACTGTTGATGCCCGCCTTGTTACGCGCGGCCTCAATGATGGCCATTTGCATACCGAAGCAGATGCCGAAGTAAGGAATATTGTGTTCCCGGGCGAACTTCGCCGCCTCGATCTTACCCTCGGCACCACGCTCACCAAAGCCACCGGGGGCCAAGATGCCATGCACACCTTCAAGCTGTTGGACGGCGTCATCCCGCTCGAAGATCTGGCTGTCCATCCACTCAACTTTGACCTTCACATTGTTGGCAATGCCGCCATGGTCGAGGGCCTCATTCAGGGACTTATAGGCATCAAGCAGTGACGTGTATTTGCCGACGACGGCGATCTTCACTTCGCCCTCTGGCTGGCGCACCCGCTCAACCACCTGTTCCCAACGACTAAGGTCCGGTGGCGGGGCATCGATCTCAAAATACTTCAGCACCTCATCATCGAGGCCCTGCTCGTGATAGGTCATCGGTACGGCGTAGATGGTGTCGACATCGCGCGCCTCAATCACCCGCTCACGGCGAATGTTACAGAACAGTGCGATCTTGCGGCGCTCGCTCTCAGGGATTGGTTGCTCACAACGGCAGATCAGGATCTGTGGCTGAATACCAACTGATAGCAGTTCTTTCACTGAGTGCTGTGTAGGTTTGGTTTTCAGCTCACCGGCGGCCGCCAGATACGGGACCAGGGTCGCGTGAATAAACAAGGCATTC
This genomic stretch from Alphaproteobacteria bacterium SS10 harbors:
- the eno gene encoding phosphopyruvate hydratase produces the protein MSAIVDIHAREILDSRGNPTVEVDVTLETGAMGRAAVPSGASTGTHEAVELRDADKGRYLGKGVQNAVEAVNGEIQDTLLGMEADEQILIDGMMIALDGTDNKARLGANAILGVSLAVAKAAAEDAGLPLYKYVGGAGARTMPVPMMNIINGGAHADNPVDVQEFMVMPVSAPNIAEAVRMGAEIFHHLKKLLSADGLATNVGDEGGFAPNVASTEDAIGYVLKAVEQAGYRPEEDVALALDAASTEFFKDGKYELAGEGKTLDPAGMVDYWAALVGKFPIVSIEDGMAEDDWDGWKLLTDSIGDKCQLVGDDLFVTNPARLSDGIAKGSANSILVKVNQIGSLTETLEAVEMAHKAGFTAVMSHRSGETEDSTIADLAVATNCGQIKTGSLSRSDRTAKYNQLLRIEETLGPAAIYPGKAVFGG
- a CDS encoding CTP synthase; its protein translation is MARFIFVTGGVVSSLGKGLGAAALAALLQSRGFKVRIRKLDPYLNVDPGTMSPYQHGEVFVTDDGAETDLDLGHYERFTGVSARQGDNITTGRIYSEVIAKERRGDYLGATVQVIPHVTDAIKAFIGSGTSDEDFIICEIGGTVGDIEGLPFLEAIRQFGNEIGPENALFIHATLVPYLAAAGELKTKPTQHSVKELLSVGIQPQILICRCEQPIPESERRKIALFCNIRRERVIEARDVDTIYAVPMTYHEQGLDDEVLKYFEIDAPPPDLSRWEQVVERVRQPEGEVKIAVVGKYTSLLDAYKSLNEALDHGGIANNVKVKVEWMDSQIFERDDAVQQLEGVHGILAPGGFGERGAEGKIEAAKFAREHNIPYFGICFGMQMAIIEAARNKAGINSAGSSEFGPLENPVVGLMTEWERAGAVERRNSASPMGGTMRLGAYPCDLLPGSKVQEIYGDERIEERHRHRYEVNIHFKEQLEDVGVRFSGLSPDGQLPEIIELPDHPWFIGVQFHPELKSRPFEPHPLFTSFVDAAIQQSRLV
- the kdsA gene encoding 3-deoxy-8-phosphooctulonate synthase — protein: MPVQQRVVKVGDIEIANDRPFTLIAGPCQLESRDHAFDMAGALKELTARLGIPFIYKTSFDKANRTSVSGKRGVGLDKGLPILAELRKELEVPVLTDIHGPEQCEPVAAVVDVMQIPAFLCRQTDLLLAAGETGAVINVKKGQFLAPWDMGNVAAKIAATGNHNILLTERGASFGYNTLVSDMRSLPTMAETGYPVVFDATHSVQQPGGKGTSSGGQREFVPVLSRAAVAVGVGALFVETHQDPDNAPSDGPNMVPLDEMEPLLSKLQDLDRVVKAA